AAGCACCACCCCGAGATTGATACAGGCGTACATTCACTACTGTCACTCAAGCGCGCCTCGGTACTCAGCGATGACCTTACAGTTCGCTTTGCGAGCCTGGTGCACGACCTCGGCAAGGCGCGCACCCCAATCGAGGAACTGCCTCACCATTATGGCCATGAATCGATCACGCCCGATTTAATCGATCAGTTGTGTGAGCGTTTAAATGCGCCAAACGGTTTTCGAGATCTCGCCCGCTGCGTTGGGAAATATCACACCCACTGCCACCGGGCAATGGAACTCACCCCTAAAACCTTACTGAAAACCTTCGAGGCGCTCGATGTGCTGAGACGTCCAGAACGCATGCGTCAATTTACCCTTGCCTGCCAGGCTGATGCACAGGGACGAGCCGGATTGGATGAGAGCCCCTATCCTCAAGCTGACTATCTAATAAAGGCTTCCATGGCGTTCAGCGGCGTTGCCCCCAAAAGTATTGCACACCTTGGTCTCAAGGGAGCAGCCTTCGGGGAGGCATTGCGAAAACAGCGCTTGACCGCGCTGCAAGATTTTGTTGCAGGACATAAAACCAAATGATAAATAACTCAGCGCCAGTTGCACTGGTTACCGGGGGAGCACGTAGAATTGGACGCGCTATTGTGCAGCAACTTCATAACGACGGCTATCAAGTTGCTATTCACTACCGTGACTCTGCAAATGATGCCAAAGCGCTGGTGAATCAACTCAATCGACAGCGCTCAGATTCAGCTGTGCTGCTTCAGGCAGATCTATGCAGTTTGTCATCGATCGAGCGCATGTGCAGCGCGTTTCAGGAACATTTTCGTGGTTGTGATTTGCTGGTGAATAATGCATCCAGTTTTTATCCCACGCTACTTGGCGAAATTACCGAACAACACTGGAATGACCTTTTCGCCAGCAATGCCAAAGCGCCGCTTTTTATCTGCCAAAACATGTTGCCACATTTTAATGATTGCGCCAGCATCATTAATATTGCCGATATTCACGCAACCCGCCCCTTAAAAAACCACACCATATATTGCATGGCAAAAGCTGCCAATGTGATGCTCACTCAGTCCCTGGCATTGGAATTAGCGCCGAAAATACGGGTTAATGGCATCGCCCCTGGCGCAATTCTCGCACCTGCCGTGCAACGCATAGATGAAGAAAAAATTGTCTCGGAAATACCACTGCGGAAGATGGGAACAGTATCGGCCATTACTGACGCTGTTAAGTATCTCATGAATGCAAAATATGTAACGGGTCAGATTATCAATATTGATGGCGGAAGAACGCTTAGGCAATAAAAAGCCCAGCGTTCAGTCCTTAGTAAATTAGGTCACTCAGTTTAACGTTATAAATACTTAGCTCGCCAAATTACGGCATCGCTTTTACAAACGAGTGAAAATTGCGCTGCGAAGCGATTACCCATTCCGGACGCGCGGCACCTTCACCGGCAGGTTCTAACGCAGCGTGGTATGCGAGAATTTTGTCGATCACTTGTTTTTGTTGAGGAGTTGCATCCACCATCAACACGTGACAGCCTCGCTCCAAAACCAGCGCGAACCTCTTATACTCTTCACTACTTACTTGGATACCGTAAAAACCGCCTTCCCATGTCGCAAAACCAAACACAGCTATCGCTAAGAAAACAAATGGCAGCCAATCAAGAGACGATTCAGCGTTAAACACCCAGCCAGTTAGAAGCACACCCGCCGCCAATAACAAGCCAATCAAAGCACCCCTCAAGCCCGAATGTAGAACATCCAATTTTGCAAAAGGATTGACTTCGTGAAGGTGTCGTTTTTCTACCTCTGCATCCTGTTGGCTTAGGACATGGATTTGCGGTTCGGTTATTCCAGCAGCCAGTAAATCATTTTCTGCCTGCTCAACAGCATTTAAGTCTTCACTCACGTAATAGTACCTGCGCATAACAACCTCCATCTATGAATCCAATAACTAGCGGCTCATAGTTTTTAACGAGAACGCGTAATTACCGCTAACCTTTACGATTAAAATTATGCCTATTAGATGGGAATTGCCAGCGCTGCCTTATACAGACATCAGATAACAGCAGATAGGTGACATTACTTTCAGGAAGAACGCGACCAAAATACTATTTTTTATAACAAGGAGAGATTTACGCTTATACGCTTAGCTCAGCCAGCCATAAATGCTGCTGGGATTTTTCGTATTCCTGCCAAAGTTGTTTGTAGCTCGTGAGTAATTGAGGGTGCAAGTCATCTGGCACTAAATCAGCCAGCGGTTGCAATACGAATGCGTTTTTTAATATTTCATTGCGCGGCAATTGGACGCCTTCAATATTACCGACGCAGTTGTTATAGGTAAGGATATCAATATCTAGCGTACGCGCGCTAAATTTTGGTGTAGAGCGATCCCGGCCATGTAAAGCTTCGATGTTTCGTAACAGATTCGATAGGTTTTGAAGGCTAAGTGGTGTTGTTATCTGAACGACTAAATTAAAAAAATTATCGCCATCAAATCCAACCGCCTCACTCTCATACACCGGAGAACAAAACACCTCACCAAAATGATCTCTCAATGCAGCAATGCATGATCGAATGTTCTCAGCGCGATTGATATTACTACCCAGACTCAACAACACCTTAGCCATCACGCTGACCACGCTCAATACGAATACCCACATCTCGAGAACCACGTAAGGCGCCGGGCTTGCTCACACTCAGTCGCAACCATTTAACGCCAAATTCTCGCATAATCAGTTGGGCGACTTCCTCGGCGAGGGTTTCTACCAATAAAAATTCTGCGTCGCTCACAAAATTAATAATTCGTTTCGCAACGGCTTTGTAATTAAGCGCAAATTCGATGTTATCTGTTTGTGCGGCCTTACTGATATCGTGTGCCATTTCGAGATCGAAACTTACCGTTTGCCGCACTTCGCGCTCCCAATCGTATATACCAATGATGGTATTAATACGTAGGTCGTTAATGAAGACTATATCCATTTGGTTTGCAGTTATTAGAGAGCAGGTAATGAATCAAGCGGCCAGCGAGGGAAAACATCAACCGAAAGCTCAGAAGTTTGACCAGCCAACAAACGCTGACAGCCGGCAAAAGCAATCATAGCGCCGTTGTCGGTGCAGAATTCGTGACGCGCGTAAAACACCGAACACTGAATTTTAGCGAGCGCAGTCTCGAGCTTTTCGCGCAAGCGATCATTGGCAGATACACCGCCGGCAATGATCAGGGTTTGACGACCGCACTGCTGCAACGCCCGGCGACATTTAATAACCAAAGTGTCTACGACCGCCTCCTGAAAGGCGTGTGCGATATCTGCACAGGTTTGTTCGTCGGGCAAGCCATCAGGCTGCGCATGCTCGCTTACAGTATTTAGCGTAAAAGTTTTAAGGCCGCTAAAACTAAAATCCAAGCCGGGGCGATCTGTCATAGGACGGGGAAATTCGAAGCGGCCGGGCTCACCCAGAGTTGCCAGTTTCGCGATATGGGGGCCACCGGGGTAATCCAGGTCCATCATTTTTGCCGCTTTGTCGAATGCTTCACCAGCAGCATCGTCCAGGGACTCACCCAGCATACGATAGCGCCCAATGCCTTCCACATCTACGAGTTGTGTGTGGCCGCCGCTCACCAACAGTGCCACGAACGGAAATTGAGGAGGCTTTGCTTCCAATAGAGGCGCGAGTAAATGACCTTCCATATGATGCACGCCAATCGCCGGTACACCCCAAGCATAAGCGAGTGAGCGCCCCACGCAACCGCCCACCAACAACGCGCCTATCAGACCGGGTCCGCTGGTATAAGCCACGGCATCAATACAATTGGTAGAATCGGTGCTAACAAGAATATCGTCAATAAGCGGCAGTAGCTTGCGAATGTGATCCCGCGAGGCGAGTTCTGGCACCACACCGCCATATTCAGCATGTACATCAATTTGGCTGTATAGTTCGTGTCCGAGTAAACCGAGCTCACTGTCGTATATTGCGACGCCGGTCTCGTCGCAAGATGTTTCAATTCCAAGTACGCGCATCGCTTTAAATAACCAGTCCGAGAACACCCGCAACGATACCATATGCGAGCATGGCCAACACGGTTCGTTTGAGGATGTAACCTTCTTTATCACCCAATGCCAAAACTGACGCAACAGCGACAATGTTATTAATACACACCATATTCCCCATGGCTCCACCCACCGACTGCAGAGCGAGAATTGTGGTGCGATTCAGATCCAAGTCCAGCGCGATGGAATCTTGAATACCGCCAAAAGTTAGGTTTGAAATGGTATTAGACCCGGAGAAGAAAGAGCCCAGGGCTCCCAGGAAAGGCGCAAAAAATTGCCATAAACCACCCGTTAACTGCGCAAGACTTTTGCCGATGAGAGCAACAGCAGAGCTCTCTTTACCCAACATCATTAAACTCACAAAAACCAACGCCCCAAGCAGCGCGAATATCGGCTTTTGCATTTGAACCGCAGTTTCGTGCACCACCAGCTTGGTTTTTCTACAACGAAAAAGTTGCAATGTAGCCAGCGCTATCACGCCAAAAGGAATCAGCGAAGGCACATACAACACGCTATGACTCCAGGATTCATCCGTTCCAAAAATATTACTGAGTGATACCACCAGCGAAGCGCTAACGGAAAATACCCCAAGACTCCCCAGCTCAAGCGACCACGCCGGCTCATTAAGCAGCAATAAACCTTTAATTCCCAATTGCGGTATGCGGGTTAGTACCAGCAGCAACACCGTACCCCACAATGGAAAACTCGCTTGCAATAGATCCTTTAGGGGCACATGTTTTTGTTGTGAAGGCTCACCGGATGAAGCTGCGCTAATGATTATCGGATCACGTGAGAGCCCCCAACCGAAGTGGGCAATCGCGATGGTGAGTAACAAACCTATAAAACCACCGATAAGCGCTGGAAATTCGTAACTCACGAGGGCAATTGCAACATAGGGCAATACACAAGTAGTGATGCTTAATACAATAAAAACTGCATTCTTGCGCAGATCAGATACTTTCACAATAAACGCGAGTGCGACAAAAACCACTACGTACGCCGACACCGCATTAATCAGAGCCGACTTAAACCCAATACTTGCAATTTCGATATCGGATAAATCGATAGCAGAAAAGCCAAACCACGTAGGGGTCCCTACTGCCCCAAACGACACCGGTACACTGTTCAGAATAAGACATAAGATTGCAACACGCACCGGCGGAAAACCCAGACCCACAAGTACAGGTGCAGCCAGCGCTGCAGGGGTACCAAAGCCGCTTGCTCCCTCAATGAGAAACTGGAAGGCCCAACCGACTATCATCAATTGCGCTATTTTATTGTCGGATATTGAATTAAGCCAAACGCGGATGGTTGCCAATGCCCCTGTTGCCTCCATAGTACGAAACAAAAAAATCGCACCGGCAATAATCAGCGCTGGTGTCCAGGCTGTGAGCAAACCATCCACAACTGCTGCATGCACACGATTCGGATCTTGAGCAAACACCACCAGCATAATGAAATAAAGTACCAACGCACTCAGGGGCAATGCCTTGAAGGAAGGCATGCTATTGCGTTTGGTCATTAGGTAAATAAGGAGAACTATAGGAAAGTATGAAAAAAACAACTGCATGAATTACACTCAACCGGGTGCTAATCTACTGACTCTGGGCGCGCATAGCCTAAACGATCCGCGCCCTGATCTCACCTGCTAATTGTATGCCGATGTGTTAACCCACGAAAATAATCGGATATACTACGCGCCCCCAAGATTGAGGTAGCCCCATGAAAGTCGCAGTATTCAGTTCCAAACCTTATGACATAGAACATCTCAACAAGGCCAATAAGGACCGCGAACTGGATTTCACTTTTTTCGAACCGCAATTAACACAGCAAACTGCCGTGTTAACCAAGGGTTTCGAAATCGTTTGCTGCTTCGTTAATGATGTGATTGATAACAGCGTTGCACAGGAACTTGCGGAGAATGGCATAAAGTTGATCGCGATGCGCTGTGCGGGCTTTAACAACGTTGATCTGGATGCTTGCGCCGATCACAATCTCCCAGTGGCACGTGTGCCGGAATACTCTCCTAATGCGGTTGCCGAACACGCTGTGGCACTTATTCTCGACCTCAATCGCAATATTCATCGCGCATTCTCACGGATACGCGAAAACGATTATTCGCTGAGTGGCCTGATGGGCTTCGACCTGAACGGGAAAACCGTTGCGGTCGTTGGCGGCGGCCGAATCGGTCAAACTATGATTCGTATCATGAAGGGCTTCGGTTGCCGGGTACTTTGCTACGATCCCTTCCCATCCGATGCCCTCAAAGAACTGGGGGCAGAGCTGGTACCCCTGGAAACTGTCTGGGCGGAATCAGACATTATCTCGCTGCACTGCCCGCTGGTACGCTCCACCTACCATATCATCAACAGTAATTCACTCTCACAAATGAAAAGGGGAGTCATGTTGATAAACACCAGCCGCGGCGGGCTTATTGACACTCCAGCCATTATTAAAGCTCTAAAGAGCGGAAAAGTGGGTTACTTGGGCCTCGACGTTTACGAAGAGGAAGCCAATCTTTTCTTCGAAGACTACTCCGATCAAGTGCTGCAAGACGATGTGTTTGCACGCCTAACCACCTTCAAGAACGTGGTAATTACCGGGCACCAAGCGTTTTTCACCCACGAGGCCTTGCAGGCCATCGCCGAAGTCACTTTAAACAACATCGAGCATTTCAATAACGGAGAGCTCGACAAGATGTGCCTCGTAAAGGCATAACCCCATGACCGTAAAGCATTTAAAGCTTGCGGCGAGGCCGGTAACTGTATAGAATCTCGCACCCCGAATATTTGAGCGTTCGGCGCTTTTTTGCGTCGGGCAAAAAGATAAACAATACAGGTCAATCTATGCCTTCTGTAAAGCTGAAAGAAAACGAACCCTTCGATTTTGCGTTGCGTCGCTTCAAGCGCTCGTGTGAAAAGGCTGGTGTGCTCGCCGAAGTGCGTCGCCGCGAATTCTACGAGAAGCCCACTTCAGTGCGTAAGCGTAAAGCTGCTGCTGCGGTTAAGCGTCACGCTAAAAAAGTACAGCGCGAAAATCGTAAGTTCCAGCGCCTGTACTAAATAGCCAGCAACAGTGCTCGCTCGGAGCACTGCTGGCTATTCAGCCAAACTCATTTTCTCAGACCCAACCTCTAGCTTGAGAGCTCACTATGGCCAGCGACATAAAAAACGCCATTTCACAAGCGGTAAAGGATGCCATGCGGGCCAAAGACAAACAGCGTCTTGGTGTTTTGCGTGTCGTTATGTCTGAATTCAAAAAAATTGAGGTCGACGAACGCATCGAACTCGATGATGCAAGGGTGTTGGCGGTACTCGATAAGCAGATCAAGCAGCGCAGGGATTCCATTGAGCAGTATCAAGCTGCCGGGCGCCAGGAGCTGGCAGATGCCGAAAGCTTCGAAATTGACGTAATCCAATCTTTCTTGCCTGCAGCACTCACAGATGCAGAAATCGAGCAAATAATCAAAGACGCCATCGCTGAAAGTGGCGCCGAGTCCATGCGCGATATGGGCAAAGTGATGGCAATAGTTAAGCCCAAAGTTCAAGGCCGTGCCGACGTCGGCAAAGTCAGTGGTTTAGTCAAAACCATTCTCGGGTAATCACCCTCCCCCTTCCTCGAAATACCAATATTGGTGCGTAATTTGCTGCTACCTTGTTAAAGGCAGCTAAACCAATTAGTTTGCCCACAATTTCGCACCAGACAAGAACAACCAAGCCAAAAGTAATGGTGCGACACCAGAAGGATAAGCTCTATTATGGTGCAAGACTATATTGATGTGGCAATTGAACAGCATCAATTACCTAGCGGGTTTAGAGAGACAGTCTCGCAATGGTATCTCCCGCTCGCCAACGAGGTAGCAAAACTCTCACAGCAAGCTCAATCAGCCCTGGTTTTAGGTGTGCAAGGCACGCAAGGCAGCGGCAAAAGCACCCTCGCAGATTTCCTCACTATACTGCTCGAACATCAACATCAGTTGCCCGCAGTGTCGCTCTCTATTGATGATTTTTACCTCACGCGCGAACAAAGAAAGCAGCTCTCGCAGCAAATTCATCCACTATTCGCAACCCGCGGCGTACCAGGTACCCACGACACGCAGCTCGCTATTAATACCATTAAAAGCCTCAAAACCATGGCTGCTGGTGAATCCCACGCCATTCCTCGCTTTAACAAGGCAACCGACGATCGCGCTCCCTACACCGAGTGGCCCATTCAAAAAGAGCCGGTGCGCATCATAATTCTCGAAGGTTGGTGCGTGGGGATAAAACCGCAAACCGAGGAAGCGCTCAGCAAGCCTGTTAACCTACTGGAAGAGACCGAAGATGCTGAGGGGCTTTGGCGCCGTTATGTAAATGATCAGCTTTCCCTTGAGTATCAACGCCTATTTGATGAACTCGATGCGCTTGCCGTTCTTAAAGCACCGTCGTTCGACTGCGTATACGATTGGCGCCTGCTGCAAGAGCAAAAACTATCAGCCTCCTTGGTAAACGCCAGTGAAGCAGAGCGCAGTAAACTGTTAACACCTGAGCAAGTGAAACGATTTATCAGCCACTACCAACGCCTCACGGAACATGGCTTGGTGACACTACCTGCGCAAGCAGATTGGGTGCTTGAACTGAACAACGACCACCAAATTACTCACATGAAATCACGGCATGAGCATGACTAACGCATCAGAGAGTCGGGTACACCTTATGGTGTCCACCGACCTAGACGGTACGCTGTTAGATCATCACACCTACGACTGGCAGCCGGCAAAACCCGGAATGGAAATTCTCGAGAGTCTGAGTGCACCAATTATTATCAACACCAGTAAAACTTACGAAGAAGTTATAAAACTACAGAGCGAGCTCGGTATTCAGGAACCCTTTGTTGTTGAAAATGGCTCGGCTCTTTACTTACCCAAATCAAAATACCCCCACGCACACTCAGAATTCGAGGATGGTGGTAATTACTGGCAAATTACCTTCGGAGAAACGCGGGATGCAATCGTCGCCGCTATTCATAAACTACGAGAGCAACAGGGTTACACGTTTATTGGCTTTTCGGATATGACCCTGCAGCAGCTAATCGAATACACCAATCTACCTGAAGAAAATGCACAACTAGCGCTGCAACGGCGTTTTTCAGAGCCGCTAATCTGGCAGGATAGCGACAGTAACTACGAGCAATTTAAAACAACACTTGAAGCGCGAAACTTCAAAGTTATTAAAGGCGGGCGATTCACGCATGTACTGGGCGAAACCAATAAAGGCATCGCCATTTTGTGGTTTAAAGCTTATTACGAAAAGCTTCACAAAGTCCCGGTTGATATCGTCGCTCTGGGTGACAGCCAGAACGATATTGATATGCTAAAAATTGCAGACTATGCCGTCGCTGTGCGTTCGCCCGTACATGACTATCCAGAATTTATTACCCAGGGTTCAACTCTTAAAACACAGGGCTTTGGTCCAAACGGTTGGACAGAAGCCATACAGCAAATCACCCGGGTTTCGAAGTAACAGGTCAAACAGGAAATACCCAATGGCAGACTTTTATCAAAATGGAATCATAACCACACTACATAACCTCAAGCAGCGCCCCGTTGAAGCCATGGAGGAAGAACTTCGTGAATTTTCCAAAGTTCGCCCAATGGGCTTGGTACTACCTTCACTTTATTCCGAGCTAGAGGGTGACGCACTTCCTAACATCGTTAAAGAACTTAGCAAAGTAAATTATCTCAACGAAATTGTTATCGGGCTCGATAAAGCCAATGAAGAACAGTATCGCCACGCCTTGCAATTTTTTAAACCGCTCAATCAAAATTTCAAGCTTCTCTGGAATGATGGACCCCGCCTGCAAGCCGTCGACAAGCAATTACGGGAAGAGGGTTTAGCCCCACTGGAGCCAGGCAAAGGTCGCAACGTGTGGTTTTGTCTCGGCTATATACTCTCGGGTGGTGGTAGCGAATCTATCGCATTACACGACTGCGATATCGTTACCTATGACCGCAGTATGCTAGCGCGTTTGCTTTACCCTGTAGCCAACCCGGCGTTTAATTACGAATTCTGTAAAGGCTATTATGCCCGGGTTGCCAGTGGAAAAATCCACGGCCGTGTGAGTCGCTTATTGGTTACTCCATTGATTCGAGCTCTGAAAAAAACCTTAGGGCACTATGACTATTTGGATTATATCGACAGTTTTCGCTACCCCTTAGCAGGCGAATTTAGTTTCAGGCACGATGTTATCAGTGATATTCGTATTCCCAGCGATTGGGGATTGGAAATTGGTGTACTCTCAGAAGTACACCGTAACTTCGCCAACAACCGCCTTTGCCAAGTCGATATCGCTGACAATTACGATCACAAACATCAGGAATTATCTCCAGAAGATGCGGCTCGCGGTCTTTCGAAAATGTCGATAGATATTTCCAAGGCACTATTTCGCAAGCTCGCCACCAACGGGGTGGTTTTTAATACTGAAACCTTCCGATCTATAAAAGCCACTTATTTTCGAATCGCCCTCGACTTTATCGAAACTT
The DNA window shown above is from Alteromonadaceae bacterium 2753L.S.0a.02 and carries:
- a CDS encoding pteridine reductase, whose translation is MINNSAPVALVTGGARRIGRAIVQQLHNDGYQVAIHYRDSANDAKALVNQLNRQRSDSAVLLQADLCSLSSIERMCSAFQEHFRGCDLLVNNASSFYPTLLGEITEQHWNDLFASNAKAPLFICQNMLPHFNDCASIINIADIHATRPLKNHTIYCMAKAANVMLTQSLALELAPKIRVNGIAPGAILAPAVQRIDEEKIVSEIPLRKMGTVSAITDAVKYLMNAKYVTGQIINIDGGRTLRQ
- a CDS encoding 2-amino-4-hydroxy-6-hydroxymethyldihydropteridine diphosphokinase, whose protein sequence is MAKVLLSLGSNINRAENIRSCIAALRDHFGEVFCSPVYESEAVGFDGDNFFNLVVQITTPLSLQNLSNLLRNIEALHGRDRSTPKFSARTLDIDILTYNNCVGNIEGVQLPRNEILKNAFVLQPLADLVPDDLHPQLLTSYKQLWQEYEKSQQHLWLAELSV
- a CDS encoding dihydroneopterin aldolase, producing the protein MDIVFINDLRINTIIGIYDWEREVRQTVSFDLEMAHDISKAAQTDNIEFALNYKAVAKRIINFVSDAEFLLVETLAEEVAQLIMREFGVKWLRLSVSKPGALRGSRDVGIRIERGQRDG
- a CDS encoding N6-L-threonylcarbamoyladenine synthase, encoding MVSLRVFSDWLFKAMRVLGIETSCDETGVAIYDSELGLLGHELYSQIDVHAEYGGVVPELASRDHIRKLLPLIDDILVSTDSTNCIDAVAYTSGPGLIGALLVGGCVGRSLAYAWGVPAIGVHHMEGHLLAPLLEAKPPQFPFVALLVSGGHTQLVDVEGIGRYRMLGESLDDAAGEAFDKAAKMMDLDYPGGPHIAKLATLGEPGRFEFPRPMTDRPGLDFSFSGLKTFTLNTVSEHAQPDGLPDEQTCADIAHAFQEAVVDTLVIKCRRALQQCGRQTLIIAGGVSANDRLREKLETALAKIQCSVFYARHEFCTDNGAMIAFAGCQRLLAGQTSELSVDVFPRWPLDSLPAL
- a CDS encoding lactate permease — encoded protein: MQLFFSYFPIVLLIYLMTKRNSMPSFKALPLSALVLYFIMLVVFAQDPNRVHAAVVDGLLTAWTPALIIAGAIFLFRTMEATGALATIRVWLNSISDNKIAQLMIVGWAFQFLIEGASGFGTPAALAAPVLVGLGFPPVRVAILCLILNSVPVSFGAVGTPTWFGFSAIDLSDIEIASIGFKSALINAVSAYVVVFVALAFIVKVSDLRKNAVFIVLSITTCVLPYVAIALVSYEFPALIGGFIGLLLTIAIAHFGWGLSRDPIIISAASSGEPSQQKHVPLKDLLQASFPLWGTVLLLVLTRIPQLGIKGLLLLNEPAWSLELGSLGVFSVSASLVVSLSNIFGTDESWSHSVLYVPSLIPFGVIALATLQLFRCRKTKLVVHETAVQMQKPIFALLGALVFVSLMMLGKESSAVALIGKSLAQLTGGLWQFFAPFLGALGSFFSGSNTISNLTFGGIQDSIALDLDLNRTTILALQSVGGAMGNMVCINNIVAVASVLALGDKEGYILKRTVLAMLAYGIVAGVLGLVI
- a CDS encoding D-lactate dehydrogenase; protein product: MKVAVFSSKPYDIEHLNKANKDRELDFTFFEPQLTQQTAVLTKGFEIVCCFVNDVIDNSVAQELAENGIKLIAMRCAGFNNVDLDACADHNLPVARVPEYSPNAVAEHAVALILDLNRNIHRAFSRIRENDYSLSGLMGFDLNGKTVAVVGGGRIGQTMIRIMKGFGCRVLCYDPFPSDALKELGAELVPLETVWAESDIISLHCPLVRSTYHIINSNSLSQMKRGVMLINTSRGGLIDTPAIIKALKSGKVGYLGLDVYEEEANLFFEDYSDQVLQDDVFARLTTFKNVVITGHQAFFTHEALQAIAEVTLNNIEHFNNGELDKMCLVKA
- a CDS encoding SSU ribosomal protein S21P, translated to MPSVKLKENEPFDFALRRFKRSCEKAGVLAEVRRREFYEKPTSVRKRKAAAAVKRHAKKVQRENRKFQRLY
- a CDS encoding D-glycerate 3-kinase codes for the protein MVQDYIDVAIEQHQLPSGFRETVSQWYLPLANEVAKLSQQAQSALVLGVQGTQGSGKSTLADFLTILLEHQHQLPAVSLSIDDFYLTREQRKQLSQQIHPLFATRGVPGTHDTQLAINTIKSLKTMAAGESHAIPRFNKATDDRAPYTEWPIQKEPVRIIILEGWCVGIKPQTEEALSKPVNLLEETEDAEGLWRRYVNDQLSLEYQRLFDELDALAVLKAPSFDCVYDWRLLQEQKLSASLVNASEAERSKLLTPEQVKRFISHYQRLTEHGLVTLPAQADWVLELNNDHQITHMKSRHEHD
- a CDS encoding mannosyl-3-phosphoglycerate phosphatase, yielding MSMTNASESRVHLMVSTDLDGTLLDHHTYDWQPAKPGMEILESLSAPIIINTSKTYEEVIKLQSELGIQEPFVVENGSALYLPKSKYPHAHSEFEDGGNYWQITFGETRDAIVAAIHKLREQQGYTFIGFSDMTLQQLIEYTNLPEENAQLALQRRFSEPLIWQDSDSNYEQFKTTLEARNFKVIKGGRFTHVLGETNKGIAILWFKAYYEKLHKVPVDIVALGDSQNDIDMLKIADYAVAVRSPVHDYPEFITQGSTLKTQGFGPNGWTEAIQQITRVSK
- a CDS encoding glucosyl-3-phosphoglycerate synthase, yielding MADFYQNGIITTLHNLKQRPVEAMEEELREFSKVRPMGLVLPSLYSELEGDALPNIVKELSKVNYLNEIVIGLDKANEEQYRHALQFFKPLNQNFKLLWNDGPRLQAVDKQLREEGLAPLEPGKGRNVWFCLGYILSGGGSESIALHDCDIVTYDRSMLARLLYPVANPAFNYEFCKGYYARVASGKIHGRVSRLLVTPLIRALKKTLGHYDYLDYIDSFRYPLAGEFSFRHDVISDIRIPSDWGLEIGVLSEVHRNFANNRLCQVDIADNYDHKHQELSPEDAARGLSKMSIDISKALFRKLATNGVVFNTETFRSIKATYFRIALDFIETYDNDARMNGLKLDIHSEEQAVEMFAKNILAAGANFLDNPMEKPFMPCWNRVISAIPGILEKINLAVAEDMEEFSN